AACTCAAATCGCAATAAGCTCATAATAAAAACGATAATTTTTACTGGCATTCGTGTAAGTGAGGCGCTAAACTTAAAACGAAAAGATATCACTGAAGATGGCGATCTTTTTATCATTAGGATCCGAGGCAAAGGTAACAAATACCGCATCGTTATGATAAAACGTCACCTAATAGAAGCTCATCTAAACGCCATAGCTATAAACTACATCAATAAAGAAGGTTATCTTTTTATAAACAAAAAAGGCACCAGGCTGACGCAAGCCTACGTAAGTCGCATAGTGGAGCAGATCCTTTTTAAGGCTGGTATTAGAAAAGAGAAAAATGGTGCTCACATGCTGCGCCACACCTTTGCAACGATGCTTTACAAAAAGCAAAAGGACCTTGTTTTGGTGCAAGAAGCTCTAGGGCATGCAAGCTTAAATACCTCAAGAATTTACACCCACTTTGATAGCGACAAGCTAAAACTTGCTGCAAAAGTAGCTGAGGATCTAGCAAACTAGAGCGCTTAAAGCCAAAGCAAACTAGCAATACTAAATTTAACTCATGCAAAATTTAAAACATTATTTAACTATGAAACCCTATAAATATATGAGGAAATTTTAGCTTGCAAGCAGCCTAAAAGCTTGCTCTGTATCTAAATTTACAATCCATCAGTCAAAAGCTCTTACAAAAAGCGAAATTTGGCAAGCAAATTTTATTCTACTCGCCAAATTTATATCGGCCTAGCCGATCTTTCTTATCTTTGCAGGAAGTGCTTGTCTAGCACAAGTGCCAACCAACCAGTCATTTAAACTAAATTCGCCATTTCTTTTTGGATCAAGAAGTCCAAGCTTATTATGATTGACCCCTTTTTCTAAATTTGCGATCCCAAAAGCTGGCTTTCCATCGACGATGTGCGTTCTTATACCAAACTCATCATGACCAAATCCATGCTCGATACTAATAACTCCGCTAGCAACGCCATCCGTCACAAACGCCTCGCCAACTTGTGCTCCATAAGGAGTAGTCACTTTGACCTTATCGCCTGAGCGAATGCCCTGCTCACTTGCGATATCTGGTGCTATCCTTATGAAGTTGCTAGGATGAACAGCTCTTAGCCTTGGGCTAACAAAGGTGTAGAAGTGTTGGATATTTGACTTTCTTGAGCTCACTGTGTATTTCCACTCAGAGCGTGGGAAAAATTCCTCAAGCGGCGTGCCGTCACTTGCTACTGGTAGCATCAGGCTTGGCACTCCTGGCATAAATTCGCCTGTTATTGAGTGCCTGTGTCCGCCAAGTGGTTCATAGTAGATAGAAGCTGGCGTAGGCGCTGGCACTTTTATGGTTGCTTTATCACCCTTATATGCGCTCTCGTAGCTATCGTATCTGCCGCCTTTTGCTAGTATGTGCGCTACTTTTGGCTTCTCTTCGTCTTTTAGATAAGGATCGAGTTTTGTCATCACTCTTGATATCTTACTAAGCTTTTTGTCCTCGTCGCTTATATCTTTCACACCCTCACCATCAAAGGCTAAATTTACTAGTGCAGCCGCGTAATACTGCTCTTTTACGTCAAGGTCCATGAAATTTCCATCTTTGTCTTTGAAGGCATTTTTGCCAAAGCCTTTTAGTCCAAGCCTCTTTGCTACGGCTATATAAAATGCCTCAACGTCGATCGCGCCGCCGTTTTTATCCTTTGCCTGCTTTGAGCTAACGGCTGGATAGCGCACGACTGAAGTTTTAGCGATCGTTCCCCAAAGAGAGTTTGGAAGTGCCCAGTTTTCTAAATTTACCCCATCTGGCACGATGTAGTCAGCATAGGCGTTTGTCTCGTTCATAAAGGCGTCTATGCCCACAAAAAGTGGTAAATTTTTACTATCTTTTAGTACGTCTAAAACCGCTCTTTCAAGTCCTGCTTGTCCGTAAAGTACGTTTGTCATGTAGTTTATGAAAACTTTTACTTTGTATGGATAGCCAGCCTTGTGGCTCGTAAGAGTTTCGTTTACAAGTGGCATTGAGATAGGATACCATGGCTGAGTTGATGGATAGCCGCTGCCGCCAGCTGCTACTTTACGCTTATACTCAGAGCTTGTTTCGTAGTATTTGCCTGATCTTGATAAATTTAGACCATTTGGTTTATAAGCGCCCTCAAAGCTCTCAAGGTCATATCTGCCCTTTAAAAACTCGTGTGTGCCGGCACTTGCATTGACGTTGCCGCCTTTGTAGCCATAAGTGCCCATGAGTGTGTTTAGACAAAGTATCGCAAAAGTAGTCATACCGGCTTGCGTATGCATCATACCGCCATGCACGTTTGTGCTCACCTGTCTGCCGTTTTTGGTGAAATTTTCGCAAAGCCAGATGATATCTTCAATGCTTACACCACAAATTTTTGAGTACTCCTCTAAGCTATGTTTATAAGCTGATTCTTTTAAAAGCTGCATTGAGCTTTTTACCTCGACCTTTTTGCCGTCTATTAAAATTTTACCTTTGTAGTAGAGCTTGGCTGGTTCATTTACCTTGTAGCTTTGTATCTTGCCATCTTGTGAGCAAACCTGCCATTCATTGTTGATAAGTGCAAATTTACCATAGTCTTTGTGGTCTTTTTCGGTGATGACTAGATGCGTGGCATTACACCAGTGTATCTCGCCTGCTAGCTTTGCCTGGTCTAAATTTGGCTGGATAAGGTAGTTTGTAGCGTATTTTTCATTTTCTATGATCCAGCGTATCATCGCCATAGCTAGAGCTGAGTCGGTGCCCGGCTTTATCGCTATCCAGCGGCCTTTGTCTGAAGAGGCGTATTTTACAGCATTTGTAACGCTTGGATCGACCACTGCGTAGCTAAAGTCATCTCTAGTGCCTCTTGCATAAGAGAGCATTTTTGCCTGTTTTTGGAAAGGGTTGCCACCATTTGACGGCGAAGTGCCCCAGTAGATAACAAATTTAGAGTTTTCATAGTCTGGTTTTGTATGTGCAAAACCCTTTGCGTTGTGTGCGATCTTGCCGCCGACCCTAAAGCCACCACCGCAAATTCCGCCGTGAGAGTAGTGATTTATAGTGCCAAATGACTTTTTAACAAAGCGATCAACAATGTCAGAGCGCCCGTCATATAGATAAAAACTTAAAAATTGATTACGCTTAGTGCCGTACTCTGGGTTTTCGCTATCAATTAGCTCGTCGCTATATATCGCTCTTAGCCCATCAACATGCCCCTCACCAAAGAGATCTCCGCCCTCTACGACCTCTTCTACTAGCTGCTCAAAGCTTATGCTCTTCCACTTGCCTTCGCCTCTTTTGCCAACTCTTTTTAGCGGAGTTAGTATCCTTGCAGGTGAGTCTATCATCTCAGGCAATATCACCCCTCTAGCGCAAACCGTGGCTCGCTTTTCATCTTCGCCGCTTAGTGTTGTGGCAAGAAGTGCGTCATTTATCGATGTGTCAAAATTTGCCCAGTGTACGTTTGAGAGTGGGTGGTATGGGTTGCCACTACATCTTAAAACTCGGTCGTTTTTGTCATCCACATGAAGTCTTATGCCACACTTCGTCGTACAGCCATGGCACATCGAAAAGATAACACTATGTCCATCACTAAGTGAAATTTTACCGTCCTTTACTCGAAATTCGGGCTCTAGCGAGTTTGACTGCGGTTTATAGTCATCCTTATCTTCATCTGCCAGCATAGCACTCGTGGTTAGTGTTGAGAGCACGGCTGATCTTTTTAAAAATTCTCTTCTTTGCATTATTTATTTCCTTTTACTGTGCTATCTCTTCGCTCCAGCTGATAACCTTTTTATATCCATTATCAAGCTCGAGTTTCTTATCGTTTTTAGCCAAAATCTCACTAACGCCGTGGTAGAAAACCTGTGGATTTGTATTTTTAGGGCTATCTATAACCATAGTCTCGTGTGTGGCTAGAAATTTTCTGATATTTGAGTTAGGATCGTTAAGATCGCCTATTATACGGCTACCGCCCACACAGCTCTCTACGCATGCTGGCTGAAGCCCTGCTCTTAGTCTGTGGTCACAAAAGGTGCATTTATCGGCCTTATAGGTATGCATACTAAGATATCTTGCGTGATATGGACAGGCCTCTACGCAAAGCGCACAGCCTATGCACTCTTTTGTATCAATCTTTACTATGCCATTACTTCTTTGATGGCTAGCACCAGTTGGACAAACACTAATACAGGCTGGATTGTTGCAATGGTTGCAAAGCCTTGGAAGTGACGCAATGACTGCCATTTTACCGCTCTTATCTCTTGCCTCATACTCGGAAACAATGGTTCTAAAAGCGCCTGGCTGAACGTCGTTTTCTAACATACAGCTCATAGTACATGACTGACATCCAACACATCTTGTTAGATCTATCGCCATGCCGTAACGAACACTACTACCACTAAAGTCTTTTGGTGCAGCCTTTAGTGCGGTCGTAGCAAAAAATAATCCTGCAGCTGCAATAAAGCTGCGACGAGAATTTAAGGTCTGTTGCATAAAAATTCTCCTTTCTTTTTAGAATTTTTTCTTATTTTAACATAGTAAATATTTTTTCTAAAGTTTATTTTATATTTTTGCAAAATGTATTAAATTTTGAGAATTTTTGTAGCACTTAAAAGATAGAATTTGGATAGTAAATTTTAGAAAGAAGTGGGAAAAAGATAGAAAATAAACTTCTATCTTCTTAAATTTATGCTTTGTAGTTCAGCATATAAAGGCGAATGACTTGCTCTGCTGTCATCTTTAAATTTCTAATCGCGACATCTTTTCTCATCGCTTCTTCAAGACTTACTGGTTCATTTAATATACAAAAATAGGCATCAATCCCATTTTTGTGGCAATCTTTGGCACATTTTTGTACGCTTCCAGCAAATGCGATCACTGGCTTATGGTACTTTTTGGCTAGTTTTGCAACCCCAGTTGGTGTCTTGCCCATTGAGCTTTGAAAGTCCATGCGGCCTTCGCCAGTGATGACTAGATCAGCCTTTTTGATCTCATCCTCAAGCGCAATAGTCTGTGTAATGATCTCAATACCTGGGCGAAGTTTCGCTCCTAAAAATGCCACAAATGCAAAACCAAGTCCGCCAGCTGCGCCAGCACCTTTTTGTGTGTGAAATTTACTATTAGTCTTTTCCTTTACAAGAGCTGCAAAGTGTTTTAGCCCATCATCAAGCTCTTTTACCATGCGGCCATTTGCACCCTTTTGAGGGGCATAAACGTGGGCTGCTCCATTCATGCCATAAAGCGGATTATCTACATCGCAGGCGATTAAAAATTCGCAATCCTTTAGCTCTTTTAGTGCCTCTTCATCTGTAAACTCATAAATTTTGGCTAAATTTTCGCCTTTTCCTTCAAGTAAAACACCATCTTTATCATAAAATTTAAAGCCAAGTGCACTAAGCATGCCTGTACCAGCGTCATTTGTTGCACTTCCACCGATACCTATGATAAATTTTCTGGCACCTTTAGCAATGGCATCTTTTATCATCTGACCAAAGCCAAATGTGCTAGTCTTTAGTGGATTTCTCTCATCTGGATTTATGAGTGTAAGGCCAGAAGCACTTGACATTTCAAGTATTGCAAGGTCATCTTTTAGTGCATATCTAGCTAAAATTTCAATTCCAAGTGGATTTTTAACTATCGTATCTATAAATTTCGCACCAAGTGCATCAGCCATCGCCTCTACACTACCCTCGCCACCATCTGCGATAGGCTTGACAACGACCTCACAGCCAATCTCTTCTAGTCCTTCTTTTACAGCAAGGCCCGCCTCAAGCGAGCTAAGCGAGCCTTTTAATGAATCAATCGCAACTAAAATTCTCATAAAAGCACCAAAGATAATATGTAAACGCTAATTATACCAACGATGCCCATTATAAACGTCATAGCTGTTTGTGTGCGATATCCTTGTTCTGCGCTCATCTTGCTAAAATTTGTCACAACCCAGAAGTAGCTGTCATTTGCATGAGATACACACATCGCACCAGATGCTATCGCCATGACGCAAAGTGCAGCCGAAAGCTCGGTCGTAAAGCCAAGTGTATGCATGAGCGAGTTGTCGGCACTAAATGCGCCCATGATAGATGCTGTCGTGATGATAGCCACGGTCGAGCTTCCTTGAGCGGTTTTTAGCACGGCTGAGATGATGAATGGGAAGAAAATTCCTATCGCTTTTATGGCGGTTGCGTTTTCTTTTATGAAATTTACAAAGCCGGCCTCAGTGATGACATTACCCAAAACACCGCCAGCTGCTGTGATAAAGAGTATCGGTCCAGCGATCTTTAAAGACTCGTTCGTGATATGGTCAAATTCTCTTATCTTTCTGGCTTCTACTAATAAAAATACGCAAAAGATCACGCCAATTGCAAGAGCAATGATAGGATTTCCTAAAAATAAAAGTATCTTTGGCAAGAGAGCCGTTTTATCAAACATGCCTTGTTTTGCTAAAACATCGACAATAGAGCCGATCGCCATAAAAATGATAGGCATGATAATAGGTGCAAGGCTCAAAAATCCACTAGGTAGCGTGCCAAATTTCTTCAAAAGCTCTTCGTAGGTAGCTGTGATAGTAGCGTCAGCATCTTTGTCGCTGATAGTCACACTTTTGCCAACACTCTTTGAAAAGAAATAAACAGCTATCAAAACAGGCACTGAAACGACTGTTCCCATAATGATGACAAGGAGTAAATTTCCGCCAAGACCAAGTGTTCCTGCAGCTGCTATTGGGCCAGGGGTTGGCGGGATGAAGACGTGAGAAGCGTATAGGCCGCCACTAAGTGCGACTGACATCGCGACTGGGCTTGCTGAAATTTTCTTATAAAGCGCCTCGCGAATAGAGTTTAAAACGACAAATCCACTATCGCAAAATACCGGTATGCCAACAACCCAGCCCATGATGAGCATAGCAAGCTCTGGACGCTTTTGTCCGACTAGTTTTACGACCATATCAGCTAGCTTTAAAGCAGCTCCCGTTTTTTCAAGCACAGTGCCGATGATCGTTCCAAAGATAATAACGATACCGATACTCTTAAATGTGCCACTAAAGCCAACACCTATCATCGCTGGGATCTTGGATAGATCGATGCCTGCGATGATCGCAAGAACCAAAGAAATACTCATAAGTGCCAAAAATGGATGCACTTTTAGCTTAGAGATCATAACGATCATAAGTATGATGGCTACAACAAAACAGACAATTAGTGAGATTCCGCTCATAAAAACTCCTTTGCTCTGAGATTTTGCTTAAGATTTTAGCAAAATTTGCTTGTATTTTTTCTAATATTTTTAAGTTTTTTGATTAATTAAATTTTTTTGACATATTTGAGTAAATTTATGACTGTTTGCCTAAATTTAGCCATTTTATAAGTTTAAAAATTTTAGCTTATTTTAAAACAATAAAACCGAGACCAAATTTATCAGTATGCCTATTATAATCAATCAAACTCTCGCCATATCCCGTAAAATACTGTAAATAGCCATAAACTCCGGTTGAGAAGATAGGAAACATATATGAAATTTCAGCAGCACCTTTATTTGTTTTATCAAAATGTAAGTTATTTCTTAGCATTAGGCTAAAAATGTGATCATTAAGGTTGTAGCTAAGCCTTACATCGCCGTGTCCTATGTATTTTAATATATCTTTATTATCGCCCTTATTGCCCACTACCATCCAAGCTCTTGGCGAAATGCTAAGCTTGCCAAAAACAAAATCACTTTGCACATAAGCTCTATTCCAGCTTCTTGAATTGCTACCATCTCGTCCATTTGACTCATGCAAAAGTCCAAATTTTAGGTTTTTAATACCTATTTGCTCCAAATATTTTGGCGAAGCAAAATTTAGAAAAATTTCTGGCTGATAGTTTGTCTCACGAAATGGCGCTGAAGTTCTTGTTATCTGCCACCAAGATGTCTGCGTGTAGGCTGCCACAAGGCTCTCTCTAAACCCAAATAGGTCATAAAATAACGGCTTTGCAAGGCTTATTTGAAACTTAGTTTCAACGCTTTTTCGCTCATCGTTTGGCACATTTTTGGCATAAGTTACTGGCAAAAGGTAGTTAAATTTATAAAGCTCGATACCAAGTGCATTTTGTAAATTTTTACCATTTTTATCTTCTCTTAAAAGATCGGCTTGCTTTAGCTTCGCCTCTCTTGGTGCTGGCTCGCTCTCTTGCACATTTTGCACCACTTTTTGCTCGTTTAAAGAGCTTTTGGCTAGCTCTTTATAAATTTGCATCGCAGCCTTTATGTCGCCACTTTGCTCCAGCTCTTGTGCTCTTTTAAAATCATCTAGCCCACTTGCCATCAAAAAACTAAGGCCAAGGCTTAAAAATAATAAAATTTTACTCATCATCTATCTTCTTTTCTTGGATTTTCTTTGCCATTTCGTATTCGTCAGGGAAATTTACGTTAAAAAACTGCTCACTATCTTTAAAATTTACGACTTTGCATTTACAGCTTTTTCTCAAAAGTCCAATTTTATGCTCATTTTTTAAATAAAACTCATGAGCCAAAGTGGCAAGCCCTGGGCTAAAAAAACCACAAAGCGAGTGAATGTGCTCATTATCACTAGCCACGACCATGTCAAATTCATCTTTAAATTTAGCAAGCTCTTCTAAACTTTTAAGATCAAAAAATGGCATATCAGCTGGTATCACAAAAATACTATGATCAAAATTTTTAAGAATGGAGTAAAGCGCGAGCATTGGCGAATAGTTATTGCTATTTTCATCTTTTATAAGCTTTAGTGCTGGGCTAAATTTCTCAAATTTTGAGCTTACATAAACTTCGCCAAAAACTTTGCTAAATTTCGCAACCTCATAATGAGTAAGCGTCTTAAAACCACCAAATGGCAAAAGTGTCTTATCTTGCCCCATACGCGAGCTTTTGCCACCTGCTAAAATCACGCAAGTTTGCATCTTTTCCCTTAAGAAAGTTATGAGGCTAAATTTAGCTAAAAGCGGCTTTGATCTACCAAAAATATGTGATAAAAACTTATTTTTGTTTATGCTACTTGTAAAATTTAAGCCTGCTTTGCCCTTTTCATTGTTAAAAATTCCTCGTAGCGACGATCAATGATAGCTTTGATCAAGGCATAGTTTTCTTGTGAGTTTTCTATATAAAAATAGGCGTTATCAAAGTATTTTTCACCAAATTTTTGCGAAACAAAATCCGTATAATCCTGCAAATACCAACCATACATTTTGGCAAATTTTGTCCGATCAGTCGTATAGTAAGCTTTTGCAAAGGCTTTACCAACAGTATTTAGCTCCGTACTTCCAAGTACGCCGTCCATAGCATCAAAAAGATACTGACGATAGTTAAAATTTTCATCCATCTGTGCTATATCGTCCGCAAAATCTGCCGCAAATTCCTTTGAGTAAAATTTGTGTTCCATGCACCAGCGAAAGAAAAATGCAATGTGTGTT
This genomic window from Campylobacter concisus contains:
- a CDS encoding GntP family permease, which gives rise to MSGISLIVCFVVAIILMIVMISKLKVHPFLALMSISLVLAIIAGIDLSKIPAMIGVGFSGTFKSIGIVIIFGTIIGTVLEKTGAALKLADMVVKLVGQKRPELAMLIMGWVVGIPVFCDSGFVVLNSIREALYKKISASPVAMSVALSGGLYASHVFIPPTPGPIAAAGTLGLGGNLLLVIIMGTVVSVPVLIAVYFFSKSVGKSVTISDKDADATITATYEELLKKFGTLPSGFLSLAPIIMPIIFMAIGSIVDVLAKQGMFDKTALLPKILLFLGNPIIALAIGVIFCVFLLVEARKIREFDHITNESLKIAGPILFITAAGGVLGNVITEAGFVNFIKENATAIKAIGIFFPFIISAVLKTAQGSSTVAIITTASIMGAFSADNSLMHTLGFTTELSAALCVMAIASGAMCVSHANDSYFWVVTNFSKMSAEQGYRTQTAMTFIMGIVGIISVYILSLVLL
- a CDS encoding phospholipase A produces the protein MSKILLFLSLGLSFLMASGLDDFKRAQELEQSGDIKAAMQIYKELAKSSLNEQKVVQNVQESEPAPREAKLKQADLLREDKNGKNLQNALGIELYKFNYLLPVTYAKNVPNDERKSVETKFQISLAKPLFYDLFGFRESLVAAYTQTSWWQITRTSAPFRETNYQPEIFLNFASPKYLEQIGIKNLKFGLLHESNGRDGSNSRSWNRAYVQSDFVFGKLSISPRAWMVVGNKGDNKDILKYIGHGDVRLSYNLNDHIFSLMLRNNLHFDKTNKGAAEISYMFPIFSTGVYGYLQYFTGYGESLIDYNRHTDKFGLGFIVLK
- a CDS encoding glycerate kinase, with the translated sequence MRILVAIDSLKGSLSSLEAGLAVKEGLEEIGCEVVVKPIADGGEGSVEAMADALGAKFIDTIVKNPLGIEILARYALKDDLAILEMSSASGLTLINPDERNPLKTSTFGFGQMIKDAIAKGARKFIIGIGGSATNDAGTGMLSALGFKFYDKDGVLLEGKGENLAKIYEFTDEEALKELKDCEFLIACDVDNPLYGMNGAAHVYAPQKGANGRMVKELDDGLKHFAALVKEKTNSKFHTQKGAGAAGGLGFAFVAFLGAKLRPGIEIITQTIALEDEIKKADLVITGEGRMDFQSSMGKTPTGVAKLAKKYHKPVIAFAGSVQKCAKDCHKNGIDAYFCILNEPVSLEEAMRKDVAIRNLKMTAEQVIRLYMLNYKA
- a CDS encoding molybdopterin dinucleotide binding domain-containing protein — translated: MQRREFLKRSAVLSTLTTSAMLADEDKDDYKPQSNSLEPEFRVKDGKISLSDGHSVIFSMCHGCTTKCGIRLHVDDKNDRVLRCSGNPYHPLSNVHWANFDTSINDALLATTLSGEDEKRATVCARGVILPEMIDSPARILTPLKRVGKRGEGKWKSISFEQLVEEVVEGGDLFGEGHVDGLRAIYSDELIDSENPEYGTKRNQFLSFYLYDGRSDIVDRFVKKSFGTINHYSHGGICGGGFRVGGKIAHNAKGFAHTKPDYENSKFVIYWGTSPSNGGNPFQKQAKMLSYARGTRDDFSYAVVDPSVTNAVKYASSDKGRWIAIKPGTDSALAMAMIRWIIENEKYATNYLIQPNLDQAKLAGEIHWCNATHLVITEKDHKDYGKFALINNEWQVCSQDGKIQSYKVNEPAKLYYKGKILIDGKKVEVKSSMQLLKESAYKHSLEEYSKICGVSIEDIIWLCENFTKNGRQVSTNVHGGMMHTQAGMTTFAILCLNTLMGTYGYKGGNVNASAGTHEFLKGRYDLESFEGAYKPNGLNLSRSGKYYETSSEYKRKVAAGGSGYPSTQPWYPISMPLVNETLTSHKAGYPYKVKVFINYMTNVLYGQAGLERAVLDVLKDSKNLPLFVGIDAFMNETNAYADYIVPDGVNLENWALPNSLWGTIAKTSVVRYPAVSSKQAKDKNGGAIDVEAFYIAVAKRLGLKGFGKNAFKDKDGNFMDLDVKEQYYAAALVNLAFDGEGVKDISDEDKKLSKISRVMTKLDPYLKDEEKPKVAHILAKGGRYDSYESAYKGDKATIKVPAPTPASIYYEPLGGHRHSITGEFMPGVPSLMLPVASDGTPLEEFFPRSEWKYTVSSRKSNIQHFYTFVSPRLRAVHPSNFIRIAPDIASEQGIRSGDKVKVTTPYGAQVGEAFVTDGVASGVISIEHGFGHDEFGIRTHIVDGKPAFGIANLEKGVNHNKLGLLDPKRNGEFSLNDWLVGTCARQALPAKIRKIG
- a CDS encoding molybdenum cofactor guanylyltransferase; this encodes MQTCVILAGGKSSRMGQDKTLLPFGGFKTLTHYEVAKFSKVFGEVYVSSKFEKFSPALKLIKDENSNNYSPMLALYSILKNFDHSIFVIPADMPFFDLKSLEELAKFKDEFDMVVASDNEHIHSLCGFFSPGLATLAHEFYLKNEHKIGLLRKSCKCKVVNFKDSEQFFNVNFPDEYEMAKKIQEKKIDDE
- a CDS encoding 4Fe-4S dicluster domain-containing protein, whose product is MQQTLNSRRSFIAAAGLFFATTALKAAPKDFSGSSVRYGMAIDLTRCVGCQSCTMSCMLENDVQPGAFRTIVSEYEARDKSGKMAVIASLPRLCNHCNNPACISVCPTGASHQRSNGIVKIDTKECIGCALCVEACPYHARYLSMHTYKADKCTFCDHRLRAGLQPACVESCVGGSRIIGDLNDPNSNIRKFLATHETMVIDSPKNTNPQVFYHGVSEILAKNDKKLELDNGYKKVISWSEEIAQ